In the genome of Pseudomonas sp. B33.4, the window AGGCGCCGCTGGACACGGTTCGGGTACACATCGCCCGGTTGTGGAGTCAGGCGACTGACGTGCAGCGTCGACAATTCGTACGGCATGTGCGGCCGTGGTGGGAAAGTCATCATCACCGTTCGCCGCCGTTGAGCGCGAAGCTGGTTGAGCGATTGCACAAAGAAGGGCGACTGCGGATTCAGGCAGCTTCGTTCAAAGGGCTTGAGCCGAGTGCCGAACGTGACGTGAGTATTCGTATTCGCCGTCGCGGTGAGTCTGAAACTTGCGTAGTGCAGGGTGCCGCGCTGATCAACTCCAGTGGTATTGAGTACGATTGGCGTCGGGTGGCGCGACCATTGCCGCAGCAGTTATTGGCGCGTGGCTTGGTGCAACCGGGACCATTGGCGTTGGGGATCGCGGCAACCGTGGATGGCGCGGTGCTGGATGCCGAGGGGGTTGCGGCTGGGCGGTTGTTTGCGATGGGGCCGCCATTGCGCGGGATGTGGTGGGAGAGTACGGCGGTGACGGATGTGGCGTTGCAGGCGAAGGTTCTGGCGGCGCGATTGGTGGGATAAGGTTGATGGTGTTCTTTCGGGCCTCTTCGCGAGCAGGCTCGCTCCCACAGGGGATTCAGTTTGAAAACACCATTTGTGCCACACCGCAGCACCTGTAGGAGTGAGCCTGCTCGCGATAGCGGTGATTCAGTCGATATAAAAGGTGACTGATGTACCGCTATCGCGAGCAGGCTCGCTCCTACATTTGTTGCGTGCTAACCGAAAGGGTTATGCCACCACTCGATAACATGGCACATACGCCGCGCCACCCGGCAGTTTCATCCGGTGCTGGGCGACGAAGGCTTTGAGCAGCGCATCGAGCGGTTGCATGATCGCCGCATCACCACGGATCTGGTATGGCCCGTGTTCTTCGATCAGGCGAATGCCCTTGTCCTTGACGTTGCCGGCGACAATGCCGGAAAACGCCCGACGCAGGTTCGCCGCCAGTTCGTGCGGTGGCTGGTCGCGGTGCAGTTTCAGGTTGGCCATGTTTTCGTGGGTCGGATCGAACGGACGCTGGAAGCCTTCGTCGATTTTCAGCAGCCAGTTGAAGTGGAACGCGTCGTTGCGCTCGCGACGGAACTGCTTCACCGCTTTCAGCCCCTGAGTCATCTGCCGCGCCACTTCGGCCGGGTCGTCGATGATGATTTCGTAATGCTGCTTGGCCGCTTCACCGAGGGTCGCGGTGACAAAGGCGTCGAGCTGTTCCAGATACGGCGCGGCATGTTTCGGCCCGGTGAGGATGACCGGGAATGGCAGCCCTGCGTTGTCCGGGTGCATGAGGATGCCGAGCAGATAAAGGAACTCCTCAGCCGTACCGGCGCCACCCGGGAAGATGATGATGCCGTGGCCAACCCGCACGAACGCTTCCAGACGTTTTTCGATGTCCGGCAGGATCACCAGCTCGTTGACGATCGGGTTCGGCGCTTCAGCGGCGATGATGCCTGGCTCGGTCAAACCGAGGTAGCGA includes:
- the ppnN gene encoding nucleotide 5'-monophosphate nucleosidase PpnN encodes the protein MTQRHVINASVSPKGSLETLSQREVQQLSEAGSGSTYTLFRQCALAILNTGAHVDNAKTILEAYKDFEIRIHQQDRGVRLELLNAPADAFVDGEMIASTREMLFSALRDIVYTENELDSQRIDLTTSQGISDYVFHLLRNARTLRPGVEPKIVVCWGGHSINTEEYKYTKKVGHELGLRSLDICTGCGPGVMKGPMKGATIAHAKQRIHGGRYLGLTEPGIIAAEAPNPIVNELVILPDIEKRLEAFVRVGHGIIIFPGGAGTAEEFLYLLGILMHPDNAGLPFPVILTGPKHAAPYLEQLDAFVTATLGEAAKQHYEIIIDDPAEVARQMTQGLKAVKQFRRERNDAFHFNWLLKIDEGFQRPFDPTHENMANLKLHRDQPPHELAANLRRAFSGIVAGNVKDKGIRLIEEHGPYQIRGDAAIMQPLDALLKAFVAQHRMKLPGGAAYVPCYRVVA